A segment of the Amycolatopsis thermophila genome:
CGCCTGCGCACCCTCCTCAGCGGTGAACGGGTCACGACCCCCTGACGCGTTCGAGCAGCGCCGGATGGCGGGGGTCGTCGGCGCGCACCACGACGTCCGCGATGTCCGCGGGCCGCACCTCCTCCTCGTAACGTTCGAACGCCGGCAAGGCCCACGTCTCGTCTTCGGGCAGGCGCCGCCGCAGCGCGCCGGGTGACAGCTGCAGGTGCACCGTCAGCTCGAAGGGGAGACCGCGCCCGAGCAGCATCTCGCCGTCGGCGATCAGCACACCCGGCGCGGGCAGCTCGACCCGCGCCATCCGCGTCGCCCGGTCACGGGTCGCGTCCCACAGCGCCGGCAGCACCCGCCCGCTTCCGTTGTCCCCCAACGGGTCCAGCACTTCGCGGCGCAGCGCGCCCTCGTCGAGCCACGACCAGTACCGTTCGTCCGGGTTCTGCCTGCCGAATTCGAACC
Coding sequences within it:
- a CDS encoding uridine kinase; this encodes MRYRPITFERLVDELAERVLALPRPWVRVAVDGPAGTAGLADALVDPLRIGGRAVQRVSTVDFLRPASLRFEFGRQNPDERYWSWLDEGALRREVLDPLGDNGSGRVLPALWDATRDRATRMARVELPAPGVLIADGEMLLGRGLPFELTVHLQLSPGALRRRLPEDETWALPAFERYEEEVRPADIADVVVRADDPRHPALLERVRGS